In Helianthus annuus cultivar XRQ/B chromosome 8, HanXRQr2.0-SUNRISE, whole genome shotgun sequence, a single genomic region encodes these proteins:
- the LOC110870108 gene encoding uncharacterized protein LOC110870108, which translates to MIEKLVLALLHASRRLRRYFSSHVITVLTNYHLGQILSKPDVAGCLAKWAIEVGGYNILYKPRPAIKGQVLADFATEVPVDKIQECEAIQNPIPVFDNRVWTLHTDGASNDDGAGAGLRLVSPDNHELTYAIHLDFKSTNNEAEYEAFLAGLRFALKMEAKNLEAHVDSKLVVEQVNGHYDAKGEAMALYLEQARTLISQFQTFKIVHINRGENKHADALSKLAATSFKHLAKEVCIEVLSNPSVLLRQVNIIEVGNPSWMSPIITYLQHGKLPEGRAEARKIQNIALNYEMEDGILYRKSFMGPLLRCVDKTDAQYLVREIHEGLCGIHAGPRMVVAKIMNAGYYWPGMHVDAVELLRKCAACQRHVPNPPSKKIP; encoded by the coding sequence ATGATAGAAAAACTCGTCCTTGCACTGTTGCACGCGTCACGAAGACTGCGCCGGTATTTCTCTAGCCATGTTATTACAGTACTCACTAATTATCATCTAGGTCAAATTCTGTCTAAACCCGATGTCGCGGGGTGTTTGGCCAAATGGGCCATCGAGGTAGGAGGATACAATATCCTATACAAACCTCGACCGGCAATCAAAGGACAAGTATTAGCGGACTTCGCCACCGAAGTTCCAGTCGACAAAATACAGGAATGCGAGGCAATCCAAAACCCTATCCCAGTCTTCGACAATAGGGTTTGGACGTTGCACACGGACGGAGCTTCTAACGATGACGGTGCAGGCGCAGGCCTTCGACTGGTTAGCCCAGACAATCACGAGCTCACATACGCAATACACCtagatttcaaaagcacaaacaatgaggcagaatacgaaGCATTTCTTGCGGGCCTCCGTTTCGCACTTAAAATGGAAGCAAAGAACCTCGAAGCACATGTCGATTCCAAGCTAGTGGTAGAACAAGTCAATGGTCATTACGACGCTAAGGGCGAAGCCATGGCTTTATATTTGGAGCAAGCACGAACGCTTATCAGCCAGTTCCAAACTTTCAAGATAGTCCATATAAATAGAGGTGAAAATAAACATGCGGACGCACTGAGCAAATTGGCCGCCACCAGTTTCAAACATCTAGCAAAAGAGGTCTGCATCGAGGTATTATCTAATCCATCTGTTCTTCTAAGACAAGTGAACATCATCGAGGTCGGCAATCCATCCTGGATGTCCCCGATCATTACGTACTTACAGCATGGCAAACTTCCAGAAGGAAGAGCAGAAGCTAGGAAAATCCAAAACATAGCGCTGAACTACGAAATGGaggacggtatcttataccgaaaatcATTCATGGGTCCACTCCTACGCTGTGTCGATAAAACGGATGCGCAATATTTAGTCAGAGAAATCCACGAAGGATTATGCGGGATTCACgccggaccacgcatggtagtggcaaAGATAATGAATGCAGGCTATTATTGGCCAGGGATGCATGTGGACGCAGTGGAACTATTACGCAAATGCGCAGCATGTCAGCGCCACGTGCCAAACCCTCCGTCCAAAAAAATCCCCTAG